A portion of the Lycium ferocissimum isolate CSIRO_LF1 unplaced genomic scaffold, AGI_CSIRO_Lferr_CH_V1 ctg13962, whole genome shotgun sequence genome contains these proteins:
- the LOC132042186 gene encoding uncharacterized protein LOC132042186, translating to MKRAASDDSDGGAKKAPRMSPGPSRRSPSYSIETDPSEDPTEGSYDTDPSEDPATIPPEMLTPRAEDSYDTDPSEDPSTIPPESPIPGAEDPVEDGYDTDISEDQAMTPPELLTSTEEDSYEADLSEPSSGTTEERISYGTPVVSEGEHVSPATSESAMDFTLIWSPVSGICLIIHSIPPPIQMRVTAETR from the coding sequence atgaagagggccGCTTCTGATGATAGTgatgggggtgccaagaaggcccccAGGATGTCACCGGGGCCGAGTAGGCGGAGCCCCAGTTACTCGATCGAGACGGacccttcggaggatcccacggaggGCAGCTATGATACCGATCCttcggaggacccagcgacgattcctccggagATGTTGACCCCCAGAGCAGAGGATAGTTATGATACGGATCCGTCGGAGGACCCATctacgattcctccagagtctCCGATCCCTGGAGCAGAGGATCCCGTGGAGGATGGCTATGATACAGATATCTCGGAGGATCAGGCGATGACCCCTCCAGAGCTTCTTACCTCCACggaggaggatagttatgagGCAGACCTATCGGAGCCTTCTTCTGGGACTACGGAGGAGAGGATTTCCTACGGTACGCCAGTTGTTTCTGAGGGTGAGCATGTCAGCCCGGCTACCTCGGAGAGTGCTATGGATTTCACTTTGATCTGGTCACCTGTGAGCGGGATTTGTCTGATCATCCACTCGATACCCCCTCCGATTCAGATGCGGGTGACAGCGGAGACCAGATAG